A window of Raineyella sp. W15-4 contains these coding sequences:
- a CDS encoding ABC transporter permease subunit — protein sequence MSTEKSGPTRPAVPRRPSKRELAAMPGELPPAVPPADLQDERLIAEEGLKGWAKAQLLRLRGGDIGSLPVIIGLILIWVIFTVLSPAFISAQNLVNLMIQLVPIGVLSLGIVFVLLLGEIDLSAGSVSGLTAAVVAVTFVNAGLPLIAAVLVAVLSGTAIGLVYGMVFNRFGVPSFVITLAGLLAFLGVQLLVLGNQGTVNIPFDSGLVQFANGTFLPAWLSYLLAVLAALVALAAGLNTNRHRGGAGLSTLPVSIVVGRAVLLALALAVVTFVLDRDRGVPLMFVLFVLVIAIMDFVIRRTKWGRTIMAVGGNIEAARRAGINVRRVYLSVFMTCSTFAGLGGVLFAARLAAANQSTGTGDVNLNAIAAAVIGGTSLFGGRGSAYSALLGIFVIQSISNGLDLLDLNSSIRFIITGLVTLLAVIIDSTTRRRRAASGRA from the coding sequence ATGAGCACCGAGAAGTCGGGGCCGACGAGACCGGCCGTGCCGAGGCGACCCTCCAAGCGGGAACTCGCCGCGATGCCGGGCGAGCTCCCGCCGGCCGTGCCCCCGGCGGACCTGCAGGACGAACGCCTGATCGCCGAGGAGGGGCTGAAGGGCTGGGCCAAGGCCCAGCTACTGCGGCTGCGGGGTGGTGACATCGGCTCGCTGCCGGTGATCATCGGCCTGATCCTGATCTGGGTGATCTTCACCGTGCTCAGTCCGGCGTTCATCTCGGCGCAGAACCTGGTCAACCTGATGATCCAGCTGGTGCCGATCGGTGTCCTCTCGCTGGGCATCGTGTTCGTCCTGTTGCTGGGCGAGATCGACCTGTCGGCCGGATCGGTGTCGGGTCTCACCGCCGCCGTGGTCGCGGTGACCTTCGTCAACGCCGGCCTGCCGCTGATCGCCGCGGTGCTGGTCGCGGTGCTCAGCGGCACAGCGATCGGTCTGGTCTACGGCATGGTGTTCAACCGGTTCGGGGTCCCGAGCTTCGTCATCACGCTGGCCGGCCTGCTCGCCTTCCTGGGCGTCCAGCTGCTCGTGCTGGGCAACCAGGGCACGGTCAACATCCCGTTCGATTCCGGTCTGGTGCAGTTCGCCAACGGGACCTTCCTGCCGGCCTGGCTGAGCTACCTGCTGGCAGTGTTGGCCGCCCTGGTCGCGTTGGCCGCCGGACTCAACACCAACCGCCACCGGGGCGGCGCCGGGCTGTCCACCCTGCCGGTGAGCATCGTCGTCGGCCGGGCAGTACTGCTGGCGCTGGCGCTGGCCGTGGTGACCTTCGTCCTGGACCGCGACCGCGGTGTGCCGCTGATGTTCGTCCTGTTCGTCCTGGTGATCGCGATCATGGACTTCGTCATCCGGCGCACCAAGTGGGGCCGTACGATCATGGCTGTCGGTGGCAACATCGAGGCGGCGCGGCGGGCCGGCATCAACGTCCGGCGGGTCTACCTGTCGGTGTTCATGACCTGCTCGACCTTCGCCGGCCTGGGTGGGGTGCTCTTCGCGGCCCGACTCGCCGCGGCGAACCAGAGCACCGGCACCGGCGACGTGAACCTGAACGCGATCGCCGCTGCGGTCATCGGCGGCACCAGCCTGTTCGGCGGGCGCGGCTCGGCCTACTCGGCACTGCTGGGCATCTTCGTCATCCAGTCGATCAGCAACGGCCTGGACCTGCTGGACCTCAACTCCAGCATCCGGTTCATCATCACCGGCCTGGTCACCCTGCTGGCCGTGATCATCGACTCGACGACCCGCCGGCGTCGGGCGGCCTCCGGACGTGCCTGA
- a CDS encoding YeiH family protein produces MSNPSDLSTTGRHAAPDPDSPPATSDSRSPLLHSEDWWSVWVGLFLVVLGVLLWALGGSLAAITPQIAKWSSFPALATQLGGHAVNIVALFVVLGALFTLVARFLRLETAHFIAGFAVLFVAALVINIFATWSWASSYNLEAPIVALALGLLIGNLAPVPAWLDSALRTELYVKVGIVLLGATLPFTLIVKAGPVAFVQATVIALATFLVIYFVGTRLLGLDQRFAATLGAGGSICGVSASIAVGSSVKAKKEHVSITISLVVVWAVAAIFLLTAISKALGLHPGVAGAWIGSSEFADAAGITAASAFGDQGLAAFTLVKVVGRDIFIGIWSLVLALIAITYWDRREVVAEAEAAGAPRPGVDVAQIWHRFPKFVIGFFVGSIVLTVLILAAGAAGSASVTTDVINPIKDIRTWVFTFTFLSIGLTTRFRDLTSVGWRPLAAFSAGAVVNILLGFALSAWLLAGFWSSL; encoded by the coding sequence ATGTCCAATCCGTCTGACCTGTCCACCACCGGCAGGCACGCCGCGCCTGACCCGGATTCCCCACCCGCCACCTCCGACAGCCGATCGCCGCTGCTGCACAGCGAGGACTGGTGGTCGGTGTGGGTCGGGCTTTTCCTGGTCGTCCTCGGCGTGCTGCTGTGGGCGCTGGGCGGCAGCCTCGCCGCCATCACCCCGCAGATCGCCAAGTGGAGTTCGTTCCCGGCGCTGGCGACCCAGCTCGGCGGTCACGCCGTCAACATCGTTGCCCTCTTCGTCGTGCTCGGTGCCCTCTTCACCCTGGTGGCGCGATTCCTCCGACTCGAGACGGCGCATTTCATCGCCGGGTTCGCGGTGCTCTTCGTGGCCGCCCTGGTGATCAACATCTTCGCCACCTGGTCGTGGGCGAGCTCCTACAACCTCGAAGCGCCCATCGTCGCGCTGGCCCTGGGCCTGCTGATCGGCAATCTCGCCCCGGTGCCGGCCTGGCTCGACTCCGCCCTGCGCACCGAGCTCTATGTCAAGGTCGGCATCGTCCTGCTCGGGGCGACGCTCCCGTTCACCCTCATCGTGAAGGCCGGTCCGGTGGCTTTCGTCCAGGCCACCGTGATCGCCCTGGCGACCTTCCTGGTGATCTACTTCGTCGGCACCAGGCTGCTCGGTCTCGACCAGCGGTTCGCCGCCACCCTCGGCGCCGGCGGATCGATCTGCGGGGTGTCGGCCTCGATCGCGGTCGGCTCCTCGGTCAAGGCGAAGAAGGAACACGTCTCGATCACCATCTCGCTCGTCGTCGTCTGGGCGGTGGCCGCGATCTTCCTGCTGACGGCCATCTCCAAGGCGCTCGGCCTGCATCCCGGGGTGGCCGGGGCCTGGATCGGGTCGTCGGAGTTCGCCGACGCTGCCGGCATCACCGCGGCCAGCGCCTTCGGCGACCAGGGACTGGCTGCCTTCACCCTGGTCAAGGTCGTCGGCCGCGACATCTTCATCGGCATCTGGAGCCTGGTGCTGGCCCTGATCGCCATCACCTACTGGGACCGTCGGGAGGTCGTGGCGGAGGCCGAGGCGGCCGGCGCGCCGCGTCCCGGCGTCGATGTCGCCCAGATCTGGCATCGGTTCCCGAAGTTCGTCATCGGCTTCTTCGTCGGCTCGATCGTGTTGACCGTGCTCATCCTCGCGGCGGGCGCCGCCGGGTCCGCCAGTGTCACCACCGACGTGATCAACCCGATCAAGGACATCAGGACCTGGGTGTTCACCTTCACCTTCCTGTCGATCGGCCTCACCACCCGCTTCCGGGACCTGACCTCGGTCGGCTGGCGCCCGCTGGCGGCGTTCAGTGCCGGCGCGGTGGTCAACATCCTGCTGGGCTTCGCCCTGTCGGCGTGGCTTCTGGCTGGCTTCTGGTCCTCCCTCTGA
- a CDS encoding exodeoxyribonuclease III codes for MRIATWNVNSVKQRVPRLMPWLEERRPDVVCLQETKLSDTAFTDLLAAPLAALGYQVAHHGQGQWNGVALLSRVGLDDVEAGFAGQPDFEGRAEARAISATCGGVRVHSLYVPNGREVGSDHYAYKLAWLDALARAVAAGPTELVLCGDMNIAPADADVFDPAAYEGQTHVTGPERERLAAFGLTDVVRARWPHERVFSYWDYRAGMFHQDLGMRIDLVLASAPVAARVAAAWVDRAARKGTGPSDHAPVIVDLDLAPDGDIGPVVPPPSNPRRGRGVKLPQSR; via the coding sequence GTGAGGATCGCCACCTGGAATGTGAACTCCGTCAAGCAGCGCGTGCCGCGGCTGATGCCCTGGCTGGAGGAGCGGCGTCCGGACGTCGTCTGCCTCCAGGAGACCAAGTTGTCGGACACCGCCTTCACCGACCTGCTCGCCGCACCACTGGCAGCTCTCGGCTATCAGGTCGCCCACCACGGGCAGGGCCAGTGGAACGGGGTCGCCTTGCTGTCCCGGGTCGGACTGGACGACGTCGAGGCCGGATTCGCCGGCCAGCCCGACTTCGAGGGACGTGCCGAGGCGCGCGCAATCAGTGCCACCTGCGGCGGTGTCCGGGTGCACAGCCTGTACGTACCGAACGGCCGCGAGGTCGGCTCCGACCACTACGCGTACAAGCTGGCATGGCTCGACGCGCTGGCACGGGCCGTCGCGGCCGGGCCGACCGAGCTGGTGCTGTGCGGTGACATGAACATCGCCCCGGCGGATGCCGACGTCTTCGATCCGGCAGCGTACGAGGGGCAGACCCACGTCACCGGGCCCGAGCGGGAGCGGCTCGCAGCGTTCGGGTTGACCGATGTGGTGCGGGCCCGGTGGCCGCACGAGCGAGTGTTCTCCTACTGGGACTACCGTGCCGGGATGTTCCACCAGGACCTGGGGATGCGCATCGACCTGGTGCTCGCCTCGGCCCCGGTGGCAGCCCGGGTGGCCGCCGCCTGGGTGGACCGGGCGGCCCGGAAGGGCACCGGGCCGAGCGACCACGCTCCGGTGATCGTGGACCTCGACCTGGCCCCGGACGGGGACATCGGCCCGGTGGTCCCGCCACCGTCCAACCCGAGGCGCGGCCGCGGGGTGAAGCTGCCGCAGTCACGCTGA
- a CDS encoding ATP-binding cassette domain-containing protein yields the protein MTTTSPPEVLSMTGIAKRFGAVQALSDIEFHARAGEVVALVGDNGAGKSTLIKAIAGVHLPDEGHIYFNGEEVHIGSPAQAQKMGIATVHQDLALCDNLDVVSNLFLGSEVTHASVLDEVAMEKRSWGLLRELSARIPSVRIAVASLSGGQRQTVAIARALLGEPRLVMLDEPTAALGVAQTAEVLNLIRRLRDRGLAVILISHNMADVMAVADRVVVLRLGRNNGEYRVADTTVEQIVAAITGAVNNMRPSDGTGPASAAATQDGTQEGSQR from the coding sequence ATGACCACCACCTCCCCGCCCGAAGTGCTGTCGATGACGGGCATCGCGAAGCGGTTCGGCGCCGTCCAGGCGCTCAGTGACATCGAGTTCCATGCCAGGGCGGGCGAGGTGGTGGCCCTCGTCGGCGACAACGGCGCCGGGAAGTCGACGCTGATCAAGGCGATCGCCGGCGTCCACCTCCCCGACGAGGGGCACATCTACTTCAACGGCGAAGAGGTGCACATCGGCTCTCCGGCGCAGGCGCAGAAGATGGGCATCGCCACCGTCCACCAGGATCTGGCGTTGTGTGACAACCTCGACGTCGTCTCCAACCTCTTCCTCGGCAGTGAGGTCACCCACGCCTCTGTGCTGGACGAGGTGGCGATGGAGAAGCGATCCTGGGGGCTGCTGCGTGAGCTGAGCGCCAGGATCCCCTCCGTACGCATCGCCGTGGCGAGCCTGTCCGGCGGCCAGCGCCAGACCGTCGCCATCGCCCGGGCGCTGCTCGGCGAACCACGCCTGGTGATGCTCGACGAGCCCACTGCGGCCCTCGGCGTGGCCCAGACCGCCGAGGTGCTCAACCTGATCCGCCGACTGCGCGACCGCGGTCTGGCGGTGATCCTGATCAGTCACAACATGGCCGATGTGATGGCGGTCGCCGATCGGGTCGTGGTGCTGCGGCTGGGCCGCAACAACGGGGAGTACCGGGTGGCCGACACGACCGTCGAGCAGATCGTCGCGGCGATCACCGGTGCCGTCAACAACATGCGGCCGTCCGACGGCACCGGCCCGGCGAGTGCCGCTGCCACCCAGGACGGCACACAGGAGGGGAGTCAGCGATGA
- a CDS encoding endo alpha-1,4 polygalactosaminidase: MAHARGLSIGLKNSPDLVDDLVGNFDFAVVEQCYEFDECDAYVPFIDRGKAVLHVEYNVPVSRFCPTTTDLGFSSMRKRLSLNAWRQVCP; encoded by the coding sequence CTGGCGCACGCCCGCGGGCTGTCCATCGGCCTGAAGAACTCCCCCGACCTGGTCGATGATCTGGTCGGCAATTTCGATTTCGCGGTCGTCGAACAGTGCTACGAATTCGACGAATGTGACGCGTATGTTCCCTTCATCGACCGGGGCAAGGCCGTCCTGCACGTGGAATACAACGTGCCCGTCAGCCGGTTCTGCCCGACCACGACCGATCTGGGATTCTCGTCGATGCGCAAGCGGCTCAGCCTCAATGCCTGGCGTCAGGTGTGTCCCTGA
- a CDS encoding DUF2218 domain-containing protein: protein MTDLILTTATVATDRAARYGKQLVSHLTRRAAGDWDVESATGHLDFGEGRAELSCRPDALVIELTASPDAVERLQDVVARHLVRFGARDELVVDWGRPTRATEEPES, encoded by the coding sequence ATGACCGACCTGATCCTCACCACCGCCACTGTCGCGACCGACCGGGCGGCCCGCTACGGTAAGCAGCTGGTCTCGCACCTCACTCGCCGGGCCGCCGGCGACTGGGACGTCGAGAGCGCCACCGGACACCTCGACTTCGGCGAAGGACGTGCGGAACTCTCGTGTCGCCCCGACGCCCTCGTCATCGAGCTCACCGCCTCGCCGGACGCCGTCGAGCGCCTTCAGGACGTGGTCGCCCGCCACCTCGTACGATTCGGAGCCCGCGACGAGCTGGTCGTCGACTGGGGCCGCCCGACGCGGGCGACCGAAGAGCCGGAGTCGTAG
- a CDS encoding sugar ABC transporter substrate-binding protein, which translates to MNTRLTRLAAVGMAAGLSLATLAGCGGNQATTGSSPGAGSGAKIALLLPETKTTRYETFDKPYFEEALKTECSSCTLIYNNANQDAAKQQQQAESAITQGAKVLVLDAVDGKSAVTIVNQAKAKGVKVIAYDRFVAGSDYYVSFDNVKVGQLQGTTLVDILHQSGKTSGDLVMVNGAPTDANAADFKKGAHSVLDGSGFTIKAEYDTPDWSPDKAQSFMESQLTTVKPNLVGVYAANDGTAGGVITALKAGGVSPIVPVTGQDAELTGIQRIISGDQAMTVYKAIKPQAQDAAKNAALLADGKAPASATTQDGVPATLLTPVAVTKTNIKDTVVQDGFYTIAQICTTQYADACKAAGLQ; encoded by the coding sequence ATGAACACTCGACTCACCCGACTGGCGGCCGTCGGCATGGCCGCCGGGCTGTCCCTGGCGACTCTCGCAGGATGTGGTGGCAACCAGGCCACCACCGGCAGCTCCCCGGGCGCCGGCAGCGGGGCGAAGATCGCCCTGCTCCTGCCGGAGACGAAGACGACCCGCTACGAGACCTTCGACAAGCCGTACTTCGAGGAGGCGCTGAAGACCGAGTGCTCGAGTTGCACGCTGATCTACAACAACGCCAACCAGGACGCCGCCAAGCAGCAGCAACAGGCCGAATCCGCCATCACTCAGGGCGCCAAGGTACTGGTGCTGGACGCAGTCGACGGCAAGTCCGCGGTCACCATCGTCAACCAGGCGAAGGCCAAGGGCGTGAAGGTCATCGCCTACGACCGCTTCGTGGCGGGGTCCGACTACTACGTCTCGTTCGACAACGTCAAGGTCGGCCAGCTCCAGGGCACTACCCTGGTCGACATCCTGCACCAGTCGGGCAAGACCTCCGGTGACCTGGTGATGGTCAACGGGGCGCCGACCGACGCGAACGCGGCCGACTTCAAGAAGGGCGCGCACAGCGTCCTCGACGGCTCCGGGTTCACCATCAAGGCCGAGTACGACACCCCGGACTGGAGCCCGGACAAGGCGCAGTCGTTCATGGAGAGCCAGCTGACCACGGTCAAGCCGAATCTGGTCGGGGTGTACGCGGCCAATGACGGCACCGCGGGCGGCGTGATCACCGCCCTGAAGGCCGGCGGGGTGTCCCCGATCGTCCCGGTGACCGGTCAGGACGCCGAGCTCACCGGCATCCAGCGGATCATCAGCGGTGACCAGGCGATGACGGTCTACAAGGCGATCAAGCCGCAGGCGCAGGACGCGGCCAAGAACGCCGCGCTGCTCGCCGACGGCAAGGCCCCGGCCTCGGCGACCACCCAGGACGGCGTCCCGGCCACCCTGCTGACCCCGGTCGCGGTGACGAAGACCAACATCAAGGACACCGTGGTCCAGGACGGCTTCTACACGATCGCGCAGATCTGCACCACGCAGTACGCCGACGCGTGCAAGGCCGCAGGTCTCCAGTAG
- a CDS encoding ABC transporter ATP-binding protein produces MSEHAPASAHVRVEGVSRHYGEGESRVEVLHEVSFTIARGARCVIVGASGSGKSTLLNAIGGLDRPDAGSIHVADQEVTAMSPRGLTRYRRHHIGFVFQFYNLVPDLTVRENIQVTAQLVRRPLDIDELLRDLGMAEHRHKFPAQLSGGQQQRCAIARALVKGPDLLLCDEPTGALDRHTSLQMLEVLDDVHRRYRTTLVLVTHNEAITGLADQVIELQDGRVIRDEANPDPRPVADLHW; encoded by the coding sequence ATGAGTGAGCACGCCCCCGCATCGGCCCATGTCCGCGTCGAGGGAGTGTCGCGCCACTACGGCGAGGGCGAGTCGCGGGTCGAGGTGCTCCACGAGGTGTCGTTCACGATCGCCCGCGGTGCCCGCTGCGTGATCGTCGGTGCCTCGGGGTCCGGCAAGTCCACCCTGCTCAACGCGATCGGTGGGCTGGACCGCCCGGACGCCGGCAGCATCCACGTCGCGGACCAGGAGGTCACGGCGATGTCGCCGCGAGGGCTCACCCGCTACCGGCGCCACCACATCGGCTTCGTCTTCCAGTTCTACAACCTGGTGCCCGACCTCACCGTGCGGGAGAACATCCAGGTCACCGCCCAACTCGTCCGCCGTCCGCTGGACATCGACGAGTTGTTGCGCGACCTGGGCATGGCGGAGCACCGGCACAAGTTCCCGGCCCAGCTGTCGGGCGGGCAGCAGCAGCGGTGCGCGATCGCGCGGGCGTTGGTCAAGGGCCCCGACCTGCTGCTGTGCGACGAACCGACCGGCGCCCTGGACCGGCACACCTCCCTGCAGATGCTGGAGGTCCTCGATGACGTGCACCGCCGCTATCGGACCACACTGGTCCTGGTCACCCACAACGAGGCGATCACCGGCCTGGCCGATCAGGTCATCGAGCTCCAGGACGGCCGGGTCATCCGTGACGAGGCCAATCCCGATCCGCGCCCCGTGGCCGACCTCCACTGGTGA
- a CDS encoding 2-dehydropantoate 2-reductase has translation MIERTIRTVAVVGAGAMGAMYAAHFAGAGLTTWLVARGDRADRLRSPGLTVNGEPLRAEVVDPEAAVGRRTADLVLIAVKHRQLADAIAEVAPLVGEQTTFLSVLNGLDSEQAIAEAYGAERVLLCIALAMDAQRDGTRVTFRQPGRLALGVGPGLGSPERLRATQQALDRAGLVWVAPADMRHEMWWKFMVNVGVNQASAVRRDPYGAFQHDGPARSLMLALMDEVIAVAGPEGVDLGGADLAEWDRVLAGQPAQGLTSMYQDVLAGRPTEVDIFAGQVVALGLRHGIPTPYNQAMQWILS, from the coding sequence GTGATTGAACGAACGATCCGCACGGTGGCGGTGGTCGGTGCCGGGGCGATGGGAGCCATGTACGCAGCGCACTTCGCCGGGGCGGGACTGACGACCTGGCTCGTGGCACGAGGCGACCGCGCCGACCGGCTGCGCTCCCCCGGCCTGACCGTCAACGGGGAGCCGCTGCGCGCCGAGGTCGTCGACCCCGAGGCCGCGGTCGGCCGGCGGACCGCCGACCTCGTCCTCATCGCCGTCAAGCACCGTCAGCTGGCCGATGCCATCGCCGAGGTCGCTCCCCTGGTCGGGGAGCAGACCACCTTCCTGTCCGTCCTCAACGGGCTCGACAGCGAGCAGGCGATCGCCGAGGCATACGGCGCCGAACGGGTGCTGCTGTGCATCGCGTTGGCGATGGACGCCCAGCGGGACGGCACCCGGGTCACCTTCCGTCAACCGGGCCGGCTGGCCCTCGGGGTGGGGCCGGGCCTCGGGTCACCCGAGCGGCTGCGGGCGACGCAACAGGCGCTGGACCGGGCCGGACTCGTCTGGGTGGCCCCGGCCGACATGCGTCACGAGATGTGGTGGAAGTTCATGGTCAACGTCGGGGTCAACCAGGCCTCCGCGGTGCGGCGGGACCCGTACGGGGCCTTCCAGCACGACGGGCCGGCCCGCTCACTGATGCTGGCACTGATGGACGAGGTGATCGCCGTTGCGGGGCCGGAGGGTGTCGACCTGGGTGGGGCCGACCTCGCCGAGTGGGACCGGGTCCTGGCCGGCCAGCCGGCGCAGGGACTGACCTCGATGTACCAGGACGTGCTCGCCGGCCGGCCCACCGAGGTCGACATCTTCGCGGGCCAGGTCGTCGCGCTCGGCCTCCGTCACGGCATCCCCACCCCGTACAACCAGGCGATGCAGTGGATCCTGTCCTGA
- a CDS encoding L,D-transpeptidase family protein, with the protein MTRAGLVRGAVAALVTAVVLVMSACAPKPSAVPAVSGTPDAAATPSETATPSPSPGPSDLASPTPQPSGTTPSPTTSPSTSTPSAGPAILERGDSGQQVRDLQARLQQIGWFSGSVTGYYGDATVAAVKGFQAKRGLPVTGAVDRATQDRLRSMTRTPTAAELSGQSSGTGTSTAELDPRCLTGRAICISKSTRQLVWVVDGQPRLRMDVRFGSELTPTREGAFQVEWKARDWVSTIYHTPMPYSMFFSGGQAVHYSADFAARGYNGSSHGCVNVRDYNGIATLYSQVQVGDKVIVYR; encoded by the coding sequence ATGACGCGTGCAGGTCTGGTCCGCGGTGCGGTGGCCGCCCTGGTCACCGCCGTCGTGCTGGTGATGTCGGCCTGTGCGCCGAAGCCCTCCGCGGTGCCTGCCGTGTCGGGCACACCGGACGCCGCCGCGACACCGTCCGAGACGGCCACGCCGTCGCCCTCACCGGGGCCGTCCGACCTCGCTTCCCCGACTCCGCAGCCGTCGGGGACCACCCCGTCCCCGACGACCTCCCCCTCGACCAGTACCCCGTCGGCGGGACCGGCCATCCTGGAGCGCGGCGACTCCGGTCAGCAGGTCCGTGACCTGCAGGCCCGGCTGCAGCAGATCGGCTGGTTCTCCGGCTCCGTCACCGGCTACTACGGCGACGCGACGGTCGCCGCAGTCAAGGGATTCCAGGCCAAGCGCGGTCTGCCGGTCACCGGCGCCGTCGACCGAGCCACCCAGGACCGGCTGCGGTCGATGACCCGCACCCCCACCGCCGCGGAACTGAGTGGCCAGTCGTCGGGCACCGGGACGAGCACGGCGGAGCTCGACCCGCGGTGCCTGACCGGGCGGGCCATCTGCATCAGCAAGTCGACCCGCCAGCTGGTCTGGGTGGTGGACGGCCAGCCCCGACTGCGGATGGACGTACGGTTCGGCTCCGAGCTGACCCCCACCCGGGAGGGCGCCTTCCAGGTCGAGTGGAAGGCCCGTGACTGGGTCTCGACGATCTACCACACCCCGATGCCGTACTCGATGTTCTTCTCCGGCGGTCAGGCGGTGCACTACTCCGCCGACTTCGCCGCCCGCGGCTACAACGGCTCCTCGCACGGCTGTGTGAACGTCCGCGACTACAACGGCATCGCCACCCTCTACAGCCAGGTGCAGGTGGGCGACAAGGTGATCGTCTACCGCTGA
- a CDS encoding GNAT family N-acetyltransferase produces MPDVRVRVAQPADLDALVDLRAEMFRAMGTPDTNGPWREKARRWFADRLDHPDYRIVVVEAAGAVVACAVGAIRDAAPSPASPDGRDVLVSNVCTAEQSRGRGYGRAAFDAVMAWARRTGVGRAELMATDAGRRLYERAGFVGQECLAMRARLC; encoded by the coding sequence ATGCCTGACGTACGTGTGAGAGTGGCCCAGCCCGCGGACCTCGATGCCCTGGTCGACCTGCGCGCCGAGATGTTCCGCGCGATGGGGACACCTGACACGAACGGCCCGTGGCGGGAAAAGGCTCGCCGATGGTTCGCAGACCGGTTGGACCACCCGGACTACCGCATCGTGGTGGTCGAGGCGGCAGGAGCAGTCGTCGCCTGCGCGGTGGGCGCGATCCGCGACGCCGCCCCCTCCCCCGCCAGTCCGGACGGTCGCGACGTCCTGGTGAGCAATGTCTGCACAGCGGAACAGTCCAGGGGGCGCGGCTACGGCCGGGCGGCGTTCGACGCGGTGATGGCCTGGGCCCGGCGGACGGGGGTCGGGCGTGCGGAGCTGATGGCGACCGACGCCGGTCGGCGCCTCTACGAGCGCGCCGGCTTCGTGGGCCAGGAGTGCCTGGCGATGCGGGCCCGGCTGTGCTGA